A genomic window from Sphingomonas taxi includes:
- a CDS encoding phytoene desaturase translates to MKSAIVIGAGFGGLALAIRLQSAGIATTIVESRDKPGGRAYYWERDGFTFDAGPTVITDPACLQELWALTGRDMAEDVTLEPVTPFYRLNWVDGTNFDYTNDEALLQREIGKLNPADIAGYHKFLEYAEGVYREGYEKLGHVAFLDFASMIKAAPALAKYQAWRSVYSIVSKYVQNEKLREALSFHTLLVGGNPMTTSAIYALIHKLERDGGVWFARGGTNRLIAGLVAHFQRIGGTLRLGDPVASIETLGDRATGVRCASGWEAQADAVAANSDIMHTYRDLLSGSRSAQRTKARLERKSYSPSLFVVHFGIKGTWPGIPHHMILFGPRYKELLADIYDHGVLAQDFSLYLHHPTVTDPSLAPEGHSTFYALAPVPHMGKFPVDWNEVGPILEKRILDEVGRRLIPDIHDRIVTKFSYAPNDFATDLKAHLGSAFSLEPVLTQSAYFRVHNRDDHIPNLYFVGAGTHPGAGIPGVVGSAKATAALMMAAR, encoded by the coding sequence ATGAAGTCGGCGATCGTCATCGGAGCGGGATTCGGCGGGCTGGCGCTCGCGATCCGCCTGCAATCGGCGGGAATAGCGACGACCATCGTCGAGTCGCGCGACAAACCGGGCGGCCGCGCCTATTATTGGGAGCGCGACGGCTTCACCTTCGACGCCGGTCCCACCGTCATCACCGATCCCGCCTGCCTGCAGGAATTGTGGGCGCTCACCGGCCGCGACATGGCCGAGGACGTGACGCTGGAGCCGGTGACGCCCTTCTATCGGCTCAACTGGGTCGACGGCACCAATTTCGATTACACCAACGACGAGGCGCTGCTCCAGCGCGAGATCGGCAAGCTCAACCCCGCCGACATCGCCGGCTATCACAAGTTCCTCGAATATGCCGAGGGCGTCTATCGTGAGGGCTATGAGAAACTCGGCCATGTCGCGTTCCTCGACTTCGCCTCGATGATCAAGGCGGCGCCGGCGCTGGCCAAATATCAGGCGTGGCGCTCGGTCTATTCGATCGTGTCGAAATACGTGCAGAACGAGAAGCTGCGCGAGGCGCTGAGCTTCCACACGCTGCTGGTCGGCGGCAATCCGATGACGACCAGCGCGATCTATGCGCTGATCCACAAGCTGGAACGCGACGGCGGCGTCTGGTTCGCGCGTGGCGGCACCAACCGGCTGATCGCCGGGCTGGTCGCGCATTTCCAGCGAATCGGCGGCACGCTGCGGCTCGGCGATCCCGTCGCCTCGATCGAGACGCTCGGCGACCGCGCCACCGGCGTGCGCTGCGCGAGCGGCTGGGAAGCGCAGGCCGATGCGGTCGCGGCGAATAGCGACATCATGCACACCTATCGCGACCTGCTGAGCGGATCGCGCAGCGCCCAGCGCACCAAGGCGCGGCTGGAGCGCAAGAGCTATTCTCCATCGCTGTTCGTTGTCCATTTCGGCATCAAGGGCACGTGGCCCGGCATCCCGCACCATATGATCCTGTTCGGGCCGCGCTATAAGGAGCTGCTCGCCGACATCTACGATCACGGCGTGCTGGCGCAGGATTTCTCGCTGTACCTGCACCATCCGACCGTCACCGACCCGAGCCTTGCGCCGGAGGGGCATTCGACCTTCTACGCGCTGGCGCCGGTGCCGCACATGGGCAAGTTCCCGGTCGACTGGAACGAGGTCGGCCCGATCCTGGAAAAGCGCATCCTCGACGAGGTCGGGCGGCGGCTGATCCCCGACATCCACGACCGGATCGTCACCAAGTTCAGCTATGCGCCCAACGATTTCGCCACCGACCTGAAGGCGCATCTCGGCAGCGCGTTCAGCCTCGAACCGGTGCTGACGCAGAGCGCCTATTTCCGCGTCCATAACCGCGACGACCATATCCCGAATTTGTATTTCGTCGGCGCGGGCACGCATCCCGGTGCGGGGATCCCCGGCGTGGTCGGCAGCGCCAAGGCGACGGCGGCGCTGATGATGGCGGCGCGATAG